In Triticum urartu cultivar G1812 chromosome 6, Tu2.1, whole genome shotgun sequence, the following proteins share a genomic window:
- the LOC125516294 gene encoding uncharacterized protein LOC125516294, with the protein METATSEHIEAGNTPRLECPAPPTFSRRRGSSWTPRWMETATSSSSGSSSLSSGSPALRPVKPEPKGDATRASQVRPHHPRRWTPLSFFPARQAEDRARVAPRELEHADMTAADETALKWAKAHCVREQVERQRRALEEIAADAWRVASSSSTATTRTRPGRPTPRASATLVRGPTGTAATTPGSTGSSACRKRGFSAAARRRNSARRFFSLV; encoded by the coding sequence ATGGAGACGGCGACCTCCGAGCACATCGAGGCCGGCAACACGCCGCGCCTGGAGTGCCCGGCGCCTCCCACCTTCTCACGCCGTCGCGGCAGCTCATGGACGCCGCGGTGGATGGAGACGGCGACCTCCTCGTCGTCGGGCTCTAGCTCCCTCTCCTCCGGTTCGCCGGCactccgccccgtcaagccggagccaaAAGGAGACGCCACTCGGGCGTCGCAGGTGCGGCCTCATCATCCACGACGGTGGACGCCCCTCTCCTTCTTCCCGGCTCGTCAGGCCGAAGACCGAGCCAGGGTTGCTCCCCGTGAATTAGAGCACGCGGACATGACCGCCGCCGACGAGACCGCCCTCAAATGGGCGAAGGCGCACTGCGTTCGCGAGCAGGTGGAGCGCCAGCGCCGCGCCCTCGAGGAGATCGCCGCGGATGCGTGGAGGGTGGCGTCGTCAtcctcgacagcgacgacgaggacGCGCCCGGGTCGTCCAACCCCCCGCGCATCGGCGACGCTGGTCAGGGGTCCAACAGGGACGGCGGCGACTACACCCGGTTCTACAggctcctcggcatgtagaaaGCGGGGCTTTTCGGCAGCAGCGCGGCGACGCAATAGTGCTAGGCGTTTTTTTAGTTTAGTTTAG